A stretch of Papaver somniferum cultivar HN1 unplaced genomic scaffold, ASM357369v1 unplaced-scaffold_148, whole genome shotgun sequence DNA encodes these proteins:
- the LOC113335476 gene encoding uncharacterized protein LOC113335476 isoform X1, whose protein sequence is MDWGFAQKVWEKWASNSVGSSGEPLKAALLLNYDPTGPSRLMSIIAAQQGILAKPVELCSFLEFIKLNNLPGESLFIGSNEYIVTSIHETWFCARSLNTSRPAGEGAIVMQTASFLLIGMYDGSIGAASRAMVAVDQFSLQLSRKHH, encoded by the exons ATGGATTGGGGATTTGCACAAAAGGTTTGGGAGAAATGGGCATCGAACAGTGTAGGTTCATCAGGTGAACCATTAAAGGCAGCTTTGTTACTCAACTACGATCCAACTGGACCTTCTCGTCTCATGTCCATCAT AGCAGCCCAGCAAGGAATACTGGCAAAGCCAGTCGAGTTGTGTTCGTTTCTTGAATTCATTAAACTGAATAATCTCCCAGGGGAAAGCTTGTTCATTGGCTCAAATGAGT ATATAGTCACTTCAATTCATGAGACCTGGTTTTGTGCGAGGAGTCTGAATACCTCAAGACCTGCAGGTGAAGGTGCAATTGTTATGCAGACAGCATCATTTCTCTTGATTGGAAT GTACGATGGATCAATCGGTGCAGCATCTCGTGCAATGGTGGCTGTGGATCAGTTTTCGTTGCAGTTGAGTCGAAAACATCATTAG
- the LOC113335476 gene encoding uncharacterized protein LOC113335476 isoform X2: protein MDWGFAQKVWEKWASNSVGSSGEPLKAALLLNYDPTGPSRLMSIIAAQQGILAKPVELCSFLEFIKLNNLPGESLFIGSNEYIVTSIHETWFCARSLNTSRPAGTMDQSVQHLVQWWLWISFRCS from the exons ATGGATTGGGGATTTGCACAAAAGGTTTGGGAGAAATGGGCATCGAACAGTGTAGGTTCATCAGGTGAACCATTAAAGGCAGCTTTGTTACTCAACTACGATCCAACTGGACCTTCTCGTCTCATGTCCATCAT AGCAGCCCAGCAAGGAATACTGGCAAAGCCAGTCGAGTTGTGTTCGTTTCTTGAATTCATTAAACTGAATAATCTCCCAGGGGAAAGCTTGTTCATTGGCTCAAATGAGT ATATAGTCACTTCAATTCATGAGACCTGGTTTTGTGCGAGGAGTCTGAATACCTCAAGACCTGCAG GTACGATGGATCAATCGGTGCAGCATCTCGTGCAATGGTGGCTGTGGATCAGTTTTCGTTGCAGTTGA
- the LOC113335469 gene encoding serine/threonine receptor-like kinase NFP has translation MNMRNFFFVSFLLLVSLHNLQAQLAPNTAGYACTPTPLTYPCQTYVHYRAQSPNFLDLANISDLFSLSRLMITKPSNISSPSSPLLPQQSLLIPITCSCNSDFNISFANLTYTIHGGDTFYLVSSNHFQNLTTYQSVQIVNPKLIPTKLDIGDQVIFPIFCKCPNKTSTETHQTNFLISYVFQPSDNLSAIATKFESNLKSLVEINGGKENFSPYETIFVPVSKLPIFQQPTGISPVSQPTGISPVSDNPRSSVRKGAVVGLSIGLGITVFMLILLISIMGFRFYKEKNEDKEANGYQFGKGKSFDEENLMADVSDCLDKYRVYGIQDLKEATAGFSQSSLIHGSVFKGCIGGEFYAIKRMKWNACEELKILHKVNHGNLVKLEGFCIDPQDDNCYLIYEFVDNGSLHSWLHEESNGVSKKKLDWKTRLRIAIDVANGLQYIHEHTRPTVVHKDIKTSNILLDGNMRAKIANFGLAKSGCNAITMNIVGTQGYIAPEYLEDGIVTTKMDVFAFGVVLLEIISGKEAIDEAGKVLWTDAHTLLEGKEDEKHERLKRWMDLALVNGESCMLESITNVIAVAAACLQREASRRPSMLEVVYTLSKSDDLYVDFSEDGLSVTPVLAR, from the exons ATGAACATGCGAAACTTCTTCTTCGTGTCATTTCTGTTACTAGTTTCACTTCACAATCTCCAAGCTCAACTTGCACCAAACACCGCAGGTTATGCATGTACGCCAACCCCATTAACATATCCATGTCAAACTTATGTTCATTACAGAGCTCAATCTCCAAATTTTCTAGACCTGGCAAACATTTCTGATCTTTTTTCACTGAGTAGACTTATGATCACAAAACCAAGTAACATTTCATCTCCAAGTTCTCCTCTTTTACCCCAACAATCTCTTTTGATCCCTATAACCTGTTCTTGTAATTCAGATTTCAATATATCTTTTGCTAATCTTACTTACACAATCCATGGAGGCGATACTTTTTACTTGGTCTCTTCCAATCATTTCCAAAACCTCACTACTTATCAGTCCGTTCAAATTGTTAACCCTAAACTTATACCAACTAAACTCGATATCGGTGATCAAGTAATTTTCCCAATCTTTTGTAAATGTCCAAATAAAACCAGCACAGAGACTCATCAAACAAATTTTCTCATCAGTTATGTTTTTCAACCTTCTGATAATTTATCTGCAATTGCAACAAAATTTGAATCAAATCTAAAATCATTGGTAGAAATCAATGGAGGAAAAGAAAATTTCAGTCCTTATGAAACAATTTTCGTTCCAGTTTCTAAACTACCAATTTTCCAACAACCTACTGGTATTTCTCCTGTTTCACAACCTACTGGTATTTCTCCTGTTTCTGATAATCCAAGAAGTAGTGTGAGAAAAGGAGCTGTTgttggattatcaattggattaGGAATAACAGTTTTTATGTTAATTCTATTGATTTCGATTATGGGTTTTAGATTTTACAAAGAAAAGAATGAAGATAAGGAAGCGAACGGGTATCAGTTTGGGAAAGGGAAATCATTTGATGAAGAGAATTTAATGGCTGATGTATCAGATTGTTTGGATAAGTATAGAGTTTATGGAATTCAAGATTTGAAAGAAGCAACTGCTGGGTTCTCTCAAAGTTCTTTGATTCATGGGTCTGTGTTCAAAGGATGCATTGGTGGAGAATTCTATGCCATCAAAAGGATGAAATGGAATGCTTGTGAAGAGCTCAAGATCTTACATAAG GTAAACCATGGGAATTTGGTGAAGCTTGAGGGTTTCTGTATAGATCCTCAGGACGACAACTGTTATCTCATATATGAGTTCGTCGATAATGGGTCTCTTCATTCATGGCTTCACGAGGAATCTAATGGCGTTTCAAAAAAGAAACTTGATTGGAAAACAAGGTTAAGAATCGCCATCGATGTTGCAAACGGTCTCCAGTATATCCATGAGCACACTAGGCCGACAGTAGTACATAAAGACATAAAGACTAGCAACATTCTATTAGACGGAAATATGAGAGCCAAGATTGCTAACTTTGGTCTTGCTAAATCTGGCTGTAATGCCATCACTATGAACATTGTTGGAACCCAAGGTTATATTGCCCCAGAATATCTAGAAGACGGAATTGTAACAACAAAAATGGATGTTTTCGCATTTGGGGTGGTTTTACTTGAGATTATTTCAGGCAAGGAAGCTATTGATGAAGCAGGGAAGGTCTTATGGACCGATGCACATACACTTTTAGAAGGAAAAGAAGACGAGAAACATGAGAGGTTAAAGAGATGGATGGATTTGGCTCTTGTTAACGGGGAATCTTGCATGTTAGAGAGCATCACGAACGTAATTGCAGTTGCAGCTGCTTGTTTGCAACGAGAAGCTTCTCGAAGGCCGAGTATGTTAGAAGTTGTTTATACACTTTCTAAGAGTGATGACTTGTATGTAGATTTCTCAGAGGACGGATTATCTGTAACCCCAGTTTTAGCTAGATGA